The Latilactobacillus sakei subsp. sakei DSM 20017 = JCM 1157 genome includes a window with the following:
- a CDS encoding SpaA isopeptide-forming pilin-related protein: MKQQHYFRKLTVILTVVSLMLSLFDISALAAATDTKKQSPIESFVIRGLDDNEQAVPNAKINLKSENGKYDYTLSSDNRGFFKTVVETLTGHTVRGIMPGKYHVSSIAAPTGYQLEKSNELIEIAADQANFYHLYYTDASQGDLVVKTQLQDGTPVSGVVLMAVNQKTNESYTAPASDDKGWTKLTLPTGRYQLKVIFHPDSSEPQWAPTVTVSANQSLTTTVVFGKTKGEMMTTVTDQTTGDPLVGVQLHLQSVKDATYQKTGTTDNHGQVNWTSLPTGDYRVSVTKMIPHYSVVGANDQVITVTKDKTAQVNFSAISQTKMLKITSLSESGIALPHVSYRVTTMANEQYRTVQTDDNGQVTVGQLPAGRYQIREVAVPDGYQLANISQEITLDQETTAVSFVHQIQRTDAKHDVTLNASNAQGKALAGVQLKLKLVGSKESYERTVTTTATGKATLAAVPVGDYQVTQESTVTGYQPTTAVQSLTISNDHQNTVDWQLQRTVADVTFRVRDAATHQPLAKAAFTLTTATPADNGQTVFVSQKTNQDGEVTIKQVPTGEITYEQIANAAGYEPLAAIQTAIVGADGTQNTEVTVDNQRLKVTEKQQIIVHKTNQQGQGLDDAAFKLTNLATGRTQTQKTVSGQLHFTELNPGRYQIQETKAPTGYQLDQTPQFVTIKAHEKRLYQVRFADKREVTAPISPLRIQILDNHLQGVAGVLLRLTADQPDDQGQTVWELTTDRFGQAILPNASTGHYRVEVLQVPTGYQLSFDQSQLDVSRYGENQLQLQANRIEMPLQTLTINKTNLKGQPLSGAVFKSSH, encoded by the coding sequence TTGAAGCAACAGCATTATTTTCGGAAACTAACGGTTATTTTGACGGTTGTTAGCCTAATGCTGAGCCTTTTTGATATATCCGCATTAGCAGCGGCAACCGATACTAAGAAACAATCACCAATTGAATCTTTTGTAATTCGTGGGCTTGATGATAATGAACAAGCTGTTCCCAATGCTAAAATCAATTTAAAATCAGAGAATGGTAAATACGACTATACGTTAAGTTCAGATAATCGTGGTTTTTTCAAAACAGTCGTTGAGACACTAACAGGACATACCGTTCGTGGCATCATGCCTGGAAAATATCACGTTAGCTCAATTGCTGCACCAACTGGGTATCAATTGGAAAAGTCTAATGAACTAATTGAAATTGCTGCGGATCAAGCTAATTTCTATCACTTATACTACACTGATGCGAGTCAAGGCGACTTAGTTGTTAAGACGCAATTACAAGACGGCACACCGGTGTCTGGTGTTGTTTTAATGGCGGTTAATCAAAAAACAAATGAAAGTTACACAGCACCAGCAAGTGATGACAAGGGTTGGACTAAGTTGACATTACCAACGGGACGTTATCAATTGAAGGTAATTTTTCACCCAGATAGTAGTGAACCACAGTGGGCACCGACTGTCACGGTTAGCGCTAATCAATCGTTGACGACGACGGTTGTTTTTGGCAAGACCAAAGGAGAGATGATGACAACAGTTACGGACCAAACAACTGGTGATCCGCTTGTCGGTGTTCAGCTACATTTACAGTCAGTTAAGGATGCAACTTATCAGAAGACTGGAACGACTGATAATCATGGACAGGTGAATTGGACAAGCTTACCAACTGGCGATTATCGCGTTTCCGTTACAAAGATGATCCCTCATTACAGTGTTGTAGGCGCTAATGATCAAGTTATCACGGTTACTAAAGATAAAACGGCGCAGGTCAATTTTTCGGCAATTAGCCAGACTAAAATGTTAAAGATTACCAGTCTTTCAGAATCCGGAATAGCTTTACCACATGTGAGCTATCGTGTTACGACGATGGCTAATGAACAATACCGGACCGTTCAAACTGATGATAACGGGCAAGTAACAGTTGGGCAATTACCCGCGGGACGCTATCAGATTCGAGAAGTTGCAGTACCGGATGGCTATCAATTGGCTAACATTTCCCAGGAAATAACCCTCGATCAGGAAACAACAGCTGTTTCGTTTGTTCATCAGATACAACGAACGGATGCGAAACATGACGTTACTTTGAATGCGTCTAATGCGCAAGGAAAAGCGCTGGCTGGCGTTCAACTAAAGCTCAAACTGGTGGGTTCTAAAGAAAGTTATGAGCGAACAGTTACGACAACGGCGACTGGTAAAGCTACTTTGGCAGCTGTCCCAGTAGGCGACTATCAAGTGACGCAAGAATCAACGGTGACGGGTTATCAGCCAACCACTGCTGTTCAGTCATTAACAATTAGTAATGACCATCAGAATACCGTAGATTGGCAATTGCAACGAACGGTAGCGGATGTTACTTTTAGAGTTCGCGATGCCGCAACGCATCAACCGTTAGCCAAAGCTGCTTTTACTTTAACGACAGCAACGCCGGCGGATAACGGTCAAACTGTTTTTGTTTCGCAAAAGACGAATCAAGATGGTGAAGTGACCATTAAGCAAGTACCAACAGGTGAAATAACTTACGAGCAAATTGCCAATGCTGCGGGCTACGAGCCACTAGCAGCGATTCAAACGGCGATTGTGGGTGCTGATGGGACACAAAATACTGAAGTAACAGTTGATAATCAGCGGCTAAAGGTGACTGAAAAGCAGCAAATTATCGTGCATAAAACCAATCAACAAGGGCAAGGGTTAGACGATGCGGCCTTTAAATTAACTAATCTGGCAACTGGGCGGACACAAACGCAAAAGACGGTGTCCGGGCAACTACACTTTACTGAGTTGAACCCAGGACGGTATCAGATTCAGGAAACAAAAGCCCCAACTGGCTATCAGTTGGATCAAACACCTCAGTTTGTGACGATTAAAGCCCATGAAAAACGGTTATACCAAGTCCGCTTTGCTGATAAACGTGAAGTGACTGCGCCAATCAGTCCATTGCGCATCCAGATTTTAGATAATCACTTGCAAGGCGTTGCTGGTGTTTTACTGCGACTAACTGCCGATCAACCAGATGACCAAGGTCAGACCGTTTGGGAATTGACAACTGATCGATTCGGACAGGCTATACTCCCCAATGCAAGTACGGGGCACTATCGGGTTGAGGTTTTACAAGTACCGACCGGGTATCAATTGTCGTTTGATCAAAGTCAATTAGATGTCAGCCGCTATGGTGAAAATCAGTTACAATTACAAGCTAATCGAATTGAGATGCCATTGCAAACCTTAACGATTAACAAAACCAACTTAAAAGGGCAACCTTTATCAGGTGCTGTCTTTAAGTCGAGTCACTGA
- a CDS encoding IS30-like element ISLpl1 family transposase, whose protein sequence is MSSITYSERIKIETFCELGLSNIQMGVRLNRSPSTISYELSRCQPYQAELAQTDAEYKRSRCGRKTKLSDELKQKILNHLRLSWSPGMIAHEFKLATKSIYNWLNQGRIGFSLNDLPEHGVRQRRNVDQRSKYNQSLGRSIEQRPMMINQRNRIGDFELDTVVGPHGHSKAVLLTLIDRKSRFLWAYRLKDRTTATVNEALTKFLTTFNGPVHSFTVDRGTEFSGLVSLESQYGIKTYYCHAYTPAERGSNERFNRNLRYFYPKGTRFEHISAQDLTTTLLQINQRPLKILDWQTPYQVMLTNLSKNSD, encoded by the coding sequence TTGTCTAGTATAACCTATTCCGAACGAATTAAAATCGAAACCTTTTGTGAACTAGGGCTGTCCAATATCCAAATGGGCGTTCGACTGAACCGATCACCGTCAACAATTTCTTATGAATTATCTCGATGTCAACCTTATCAGGCTGAATTAGCACAAACAGATGCCGAATACAAGCGATCACGATGTGGTCGGAAAACTAAGCTGAGCGATGAGTTAAAGCAAAAAATTCTCAACCATTTACGTCTAAGCTGGTCACCAGGAATGATTGCTCACGAATTTAAACTAGCTACTAAATCTATTTATAATTGGCTAAATCAGGGGAGAATTGGTTTCTCCTTGAATGATCTACCTGAACATGGCGTACGCCAACGGCGTAACGTTGACCAACGATCCAAATATAATCAATCTTTGGGGCGATCAATTGAACAGCGTCCCATGATGATTAATCAACGTAATCGCATCGGCGATTTTGAACTAGATACAGTCGTTGGTCCTCATGGGCATAGTAAGGCAGTTTTATTAACTTTAATCGATCGCAAATCACGGTTCCTTTGGGCATACCGGTTAAAAGATCGGACGACAGCGACTGTTAATGAAGCACTAACTAAGTTCCTAACCACTTTTAATGGTCCGGTGCACAGCTTTACTGTGGACCGTGGCACTGAGTTTAGTGGGCTAGTATCACTTGAATCACAATATGGTATTAAGACCTATTACTGCCATGCTTATACGCCAGCTGAACGTGGTAGTAATGAACGCTTTAATCGGAATTTACGTTATTTTTATCCTAAAGGGACTCGTTTTGAGCACATTAGTGCTCAAGATTTAACGACGACGTTACTCCAAATTAACCAGCGACCGCTTAAAATACTCGACTGGCAAACACCGTATCAGGTTATGCTGACAAATTTGTCCAAAAATTCGGATTAA
- a CDS encoding cupin domain-containing protein: MQKKKIELKDYGAAPFAIDLKEAAMQNDNYRTTLWTGDHFQVTLMAIPPHGGDIGMEIHHGNDQFIYLVDGVGHVQMGKDKNKLTVDRKVYPGEAVVVPDNTWHNVINAGDKVMKCYSIYSPVKHEHGVTETTKEDAIKQEGQLEGTGE; encoded by the coding sequence ATGCAGAAGAAAAAAATCGAATTAAAAGATTATGGTGCTGCTCCATTTGCAATTGATTTGAAAGAAGCTGCCATGCAAAATGACAACTATCGGACGACGTTATGGACAGGTGATCATTTTCAAGTTACTTTGATGGCAATTCCACCGCATGGCGGCGATATCGGAATGGAGATTCATCATGGCAATGATCAATTTATCTATCTAGTTGATGGGGTCGGTCATGTCCAAATGGGTAAAGATAAGAACAAGCTGACAGTTGATCGCAAGGTCTATCCTGGTGAAGCAGTTGTTGTTCCCGATAACACTTGGCATAATGTTATTAATGCTGGTGATAAAGTTATGAAGTGCTACTCGATCTATTCACCAGTCAAACATGAACACGGGGTTACAGAAACAACTAAAGAAGATGCTATTAAGCAAGAAGGACAACTAGAAGGTACTGGCGAATAA
- a CDS encoding IS3 family transposase produces the protein MLKIAESGRYRGRLTYGYRRVQEELIKLDIHLSDAVVRRLMDI, from the coding sequence ATACTAAAAATTGCCGAAAGCGGAAGATATCGCGGACGTCTAACCTACGGTTATCGTCGCGTTCAAGAAGAGCTCATTAAATTAGATATCCATCTATCAGACGCCGTAGTGCGTCGTTTGATGGATATCTAA
- a CDS encoding IS3 family transposase, translating into MSRKGNCLDNAPIESFFHLLKTECLNGFPQCKDIGEFKEITKNYIDWFNNRRISQKTKGMTPCEYREHALAV; encoded by the coding sequence ATGTCTCGTAAGGGAAACTGTCTTGATAATGCGCCAATTGAAAGCTTCTTTCATCTTCTTAAAACAGAATGTCTTAATGGATTTCCACAGTGTAAAGATATTGGAGAATTCAAGGAAATCACAAAGAATTACATCGATTGGTTTAACAATCGACGAATATCACAGAAAACAAAAGGCATGACTCCCTGCGAATACAGGGAACATGCCTTAGCAGTTTAA
- a CDS encoding bacteriocin immunity protein — protein MQKNSELLLNKMSKAYMDPEVEEIPELQKYLLICASKLNNDESYSKVVVELSSKISAYYLRHHNVPKSVLEVYNFIKSEVPAGKIDAAEMRKHVMGLAILSFPINFGPF, from the coding sequence ATGCAAAAAAATTCAGAATTACTTTTAAACAAGATGAGTAAAGCGTATATGGATCCTGAGGTCGAAGAAATACCGGAGCTTCAAAAATATTTACTGATTTGTGCTTCAAAGCTTAATAACGACGAATCTTATAGTAAAGTTGTTGTTGAATTGTCCAGCAAGATTTCTGCTTATTATCTGAGACATCACAATGTTCCAAAGAGTGTGTTGGAAGTTTACAACTTCATCAAATCTGAGGTACCAGCGGGTAAAATAGATGCTGCTGAAATGAGAAAACATGTAATGGGTTTAGCCATATTGTCTTTTCCTATTAACTTTGGTCCGTTTTAA
- a CDS encoding IS30-like element ISLsa1 family transposase — protein MGTSTLSRFQRGALAQLVNEGNKSYQVMADALGVAKATISYELDRVKPYDPELAQQDADRKRRNCGRRSMLTAALATLITNHLRLTWSPETIAAAYNLSTASIYNWLNRGWLPFKLTDLPNRNVRQHRVSENRGKFTSGTSIEQRPTTVNQRLAFGHWEVDTVLSSRSESRSCLVTFVERKTRLLWAIKAPNRTAKALNTAFGKFMGAFGPQVKSITVDHGKEFANYQALEQDYQIKVYFCHPYSPWERGSNEYFNRRLRWFFPKKTNFSQVTTDEILAALELINQRPLKIHHQQTAIERFRACSD, from the coding sequence TTGGGTACATCTACTTTATCACGTTTTCAACGTGGCGCACTAGCACAACTGGTCAATGAGGGGAATAAATCTTACCAAGTAATGGCTGACGCCTTAGGCGTCGCCAAAGCTACGATTAGCTATGAGTTGGACCGAGTTAAACCTTATGATCCAGAATTAGCTCAGCAAGATGCAGATCGCAAAAGGCGGAATTGCGGTCGTCGTTCGATGCTGACGGCAGCATTAGCGACTTTAATTACCAATCACTTACGATTAACCTGGTCACCAGAAACCATTGCGGCCGCTTATAACTTGAGCACTGCGTCAATTTATAATTGGCTTAATCGTGGCTGGCTCCCCTTCAAATTGACTGATCTACCCAATCGGAATGTCCGCCAGCACCGAGTGAGCGAAAATCGTGGGAAATTTACAAGTGGGACTTCCATCGAACAACGGCCAACAACTGTTAATCAACGGTTAGCTTTTGGTCATTGGGAAGTAGATACGGTGCTTTCTAGTCGAAGTGAGTCACGATCATGTCTGGTTACATTCGTAGAACGTAAGACCCGACTTCTATGGGCCATCAAAGCCCCTAATAGAACGGCTAAGGCTCTAAACACCGCCTTTGGCAAGTTTATGGGGGCCTTCGGTCCCCAAGTAAAATCCATTACTGTTGATCATGGTAAAGAGTTTGCCAATTATCAGGCCTTAGAACAGGATTATCAGATCAAAGTTTATTTTTGCCATCCATATTCACCATGGGAGCGAGGTTCCAATGAATATTTTAATAGACGGTTACGCTGGTTCTTCCCGAAAAAGACCAATTTTAGCCAAGTAACGACTGATGAGATCCTAGCAGCACTTGAACTAATTAATCAACGACCATTAAAAATACATCATCAACAGACTGCCATTGAAAGATTCCGGGCTTGTTCGGATTAA
- a CDS encoding GrpB family protein: MRVENVVVANYSEDWAKEFEKIKTDILKKISADIIRIEHVGSTSVEGLCAKPIIDIDIVIEDYSKFEAVKSGLASLGYEYEGDLGITEREAFSYEIDQKNQFMEHHIYVCPKHSVELNRHVTFRDHLRNNQPDCQKYGEIKRAAAKKFPTDIEGYLDMKGVVISEIYQRCGLLK; the protein is encoded by the coding sequence ATGCGAGTAGAGAATGTTGTCGTCGCTAATTATAGTGAAGATTGGGCAAAGGAATTTGAAAAAATCAAAACAGATATCTTAAAAAAGATATCCGCAGACATTATTCGAATTGAACATGTCGGAAGTACTTCAGTTGAAGGTTTGTGTGCTAAACCAATTATTGACATTGATATTGTGATTGAGGATTACAGTAAATTTGAGGCTGTAAAATCTGGCTTGGCATCTTTAGGGTATGAGTATGAGGGGGATTTAGGTATTACGGAGCGGGAAGCTTTTTCTTATGAAATTGATCAAAAAAATCAATTTATGGAGCACCATATTTATGTATGTCCAAAGCATTCTGTAGAATTAAACCGTCATGTCACTTTTCGAGATCATCTTAGAAATAATCAACCTGATTGCCAGAAGTATGGTGAGATAAAACGAGCAGCAGCGAAAAAGTTTCCAACTGATATTGAAGGATATTTAGATATGAAGGGTGTCGTGATTTCCGAAATCTATCAACGCTGTGGGTTGCTGAAATAG
- a CDS encoding IS3-like element IS1163 family transposase (programmed frameshift) — MKRYQDDFKASIVKMHREEKRSIRSLSEEYGVSPAAIHNWVKGAKSVELEDGTEVTSKEFKQLQKENQRLKEELEIFKSCGGVTGKALGRINCLVFIEDQLLRHRLSIILSALKLPRSTYYHWKRYQPSQHERVDNQLKEKIKLIWENNYRAYGYPRITMVLRKSGICVGSKRILRLMREMEIHSLMNRRFKKPGTHVDHSQRPNLIKHQPNARIWRADITYLELRPGTWVYLSSIYEPKVHQVLAFKIGRQMEATLVVETINQALEYHQKPQYFHSDMGSQYTSNEVETLLERHQISHSYSKQGYPYDNGPIEAFHSLLKREFAFQTTFSNFEDLVIRTSNYISWFNSDRIRTSV; from the exons ATGAAACGATATCAAGATGATTTTAAAGCCAGCATTGTGAAGATGCATCGTGAAGAGAAAAGATCTATTCGCTCGCTTTCCGAGGAATACGGTGTTTCTCCAGCCGCAATTCATAACTGGGTTAAAGGCGCTAAATCAGTTGAGCTAGAAGACGGTACTGAAGTAACGTCCAAAGAATTCAAACAACTTCAAAAGGAAAATCAGCGATTAAAGGAGGAACTCGAAATTT TTAAAAGCTGCGGCGGTGTTACTGGGAAAGCATTAGGACGAATTAATTGCCTTGTCTTCATAGAAGATCAGTTATTGCGACACCGCTTATCAATTATTCTTTCGGCACTGAAATTACCGCGCAGCACCTATTACCATTGGAAAAGATATCAACCTAGTCAACACGAACGTGTTGATAATCAACTCAAAGAAAAAATTAAATTGATTTGGGAAAATAATTATCGTGCCTATGGTTATCCACGAATAACGATGGTGCTTCGCAAGTCAGGCATCTGTGTTGGGTCAAAACGAATTTTACGATTAATGAGGGAAATGGAGATTCACTCTTTAATGAATCGGCGATTTAAAAAACCTGGCACTCATGTGGATCATTCACAACGCCCCAATTTAATCAAGCACCAGCCCAATGCAAGGATATGGCGTGCTGACATTACTTATTTGGAATTACGTCCAGGAACCTGGGTTTATCTCAGTTCTATTTACGAACCAAAGGTTCATCAAGTTCTTGCTTTCAAGATTGGTCGTCAGATGGAGGCGACGTTAGTTGTAGAAACGATTAATCAGGCGCTTGAATATCATCAAAAGCCACAATATTTTCACTCTGACATGGGTTCACAGTACACCAGCAACGAAGTTGAAACTTTACTTGAACGGCATCAGATTAGCCACTCATACTCAAAACAAGGTTATCCTTATGATAATGGGCCAATTGAAGCTTTTCACTCATTGTTGAAGAGAGAGTTTGCCTTTCAAACAACTTTTTCCAATTTTGAGGACTTGGTAATCCGAACCTCAAATTACATCAGTTGGTTTAATTCCGACAGAATTAGAACGAGTGTTTAG
- a CDS encoding pentapeptide repeat-containing protein, which produces MASSKIELNEVKFENVELTNVKMTHSNFTNITFINCTFRHVNFSNSSFNNISMVDCDLDEVDFTQSEFDGIQFISSNFAPTLVFGT; this is translated from the coding sequence ATGGCAAGTTCTAAAATAGAGTTGAATGAAGTGAAATTTGAAAATGTTGAACTTACAAATGTGAAAATGACACATTCCAATTTTACCAATATCACTTTTATTAACTGCACATTTAGACATGTGAACTTTTCGAATTCATCATTTAATAATATTTCAATGGTTGATTGTGATCTAGATGAAGTCGATTTTACACAATCAGAATTTGATGGTATCCAATTTATATCTTCAAATTTTGCTCCTACCCTAGTATTTGGTACATAA
- a CDS encoding recombinase family protein → MVKIYGYARVSTSSQNLEEQVAQLVDAGVNPQNIYSEKFIGTTTHRPIFDLLLNTISSGDTLVITKLDRFARNTREALNSIEPLLDQNISIKVLNLGTIENTPMGKMIVRTLLSVAEMERDMIVERTQAGKEYSKKHNSKFKEGRPKRKIGPHEMAIYEYYQNHSIKETTEAFNTSKATLFRIKQQIEIGV, encoded by the coding sequence TTGGTTAAAATTTATGGTTATGCCCGGGTTTCAACTTCAAGTCAAAATTTAGAAGAACAAGTTGCTCAACTTGTCGACGCTGGTGTTAATCCTCAAAATATTTATTCTGAAAAATTTATAGGCACAACAACTCACCGACCTATTTTTGATCTACTATTAAACACAATTTCTAGTGGTGATACTTTAGTCATTACAAAACTTGATCGGTTCGCTCGAAATACGCGTGAAGCCTTAAATAGTATTGAACCACTGTTAGATCAAAATATTAGTATTAAAGTTCTCAATCTAGGGACTATCGAAAATACACCAATGGGCAAAATGATTGTTCGAACCTTGTTGTCCGTTGCTGAGATGGAACGTGATATGATTGTCGAACGAACCCAGGCAGGTAAAGAATATTCCAAGAAACACAATTCTAAGTTTAAAGAAGGTCGCCCTAAACGAAAGATTGGCCCCCATGAAATGGCAATTTATGAATATTATCAAAACCATTCCATCAAAGAAACCACTGAAGCTTTTAATACTTCTAAAGCGACACTCTTCCGAATCAAACAACAAATTGAAATAGGCGTATAA
- a CDS encoding IS3-like element IS1520 family transposase (programmed frameshift), translated as MAIKYSNEFKESIVSLSQTGRSANSLAKEYNVSVSTVTKWIKQADPNNTKVLSSNERALIKENKRLKEELDIFKTSGGAHGKKLIIKGRALVLEVVNANLLAGHRITRILSVLKIPRSTYYDYLHWQPSRTERRRHLIKQEVLTAWLRYPMYGYPRLTILLNQQSDIHVSQRLVYQQMCELGIRSRMVKRINKPTTQTDYDQRPNLIKQLTDQSGILLTDITYIPLNHTWCYLASVYNPVTRRVIAYQLNTQMTKELATNVITQVMAQAVKPQIIHSDMGSQYTSDLFENTLSKYSIKHSYSRKGQPGDNARIESFHSILKREYVNFQDFKTIHEAIAGIDNYIRWYNSDRISLVA; from the exons ATGGCAATTAAATATTCAAATGAATTTAAAGAATCGATTGTTAGCTTAAGTCAGACTGGCCGTTCGGCCAACTCACTGGCTAAAGAATACAACGTCAGTGTTTCAACGGTCACTAAGTGGATTAAACAAGCTGATCCTAACAACACTAAAGTGCTATCATCAAATGAACGTGCTCTGATTAAAGAAAATAAACGGTTAAAAGAAGAACTTGATATTT TTAAAACGAGCGGCGGTGCTCATGGCAAAAAGCTAATTATTAAAGGGCGTGCCCTCGTGTTAGAAGTCGTCAACGCTAATTTACTTGCTGGGCACCGCATTACGCGTATCTTATCAGTACTCAAAATTCCGCGCTCAACCTACTATGATTATCTACATTGGCAGCCAAGTAGAACTGAACGCCGCCGGCATTTAATTAAACAAGAAGTGTTAACGGCTTGGTTAAGATATCCAATGTATGGCTACCCACGATTAACGATCTTACTAAATCAACAGTCTGATATTCACGTTAGTCAGCGTCTGGTCTATCAACAAATGTGTGAATTAGGGATTAGATCTAGAATGGTTAAACGAATCAATAAGCCAACCACTCAGACTGATTATGATCAGCGACCAAACTTGATTAAGCAGTTAACTGATCAATCTGGTATTTTATTGACTGATATTACGTACATTCCCCTTAACCATACTTGGTGTTACCTAGCTAGTGTTTATAATCCAGTAACCCGACGGGTTATTGCTTACCAACTTAATACGCAGATGACTAAAGAACTAGCGACTAACGTTATTACCCAAGTCATGGCGCAAGCAGTTAAACCACAAATTATTCATAGTGATATGGGAAGCCAATACACAAGTGACTTATTTGAAAACACTTTATCGAAGTATAGTATCAAGCATTCTTACTCCCGAAAGGGTCAGCCCGGCGATAACGCGCGAATTGAAAGTTTTCATTCAATTTTGAAACGTGAATACGTTAATTTCCAAGATTTTAAGACAATTCATGAAGCAATCGCCGGAATTGATAACTATATTCGTTGGTATAACAGTGATCGTATTTCACTTGTAGCGTAG
- the pgmB gene encoding beta-phosphoglucomutase: protein MKFEDIKGFAFDLDGVIADSARLHAKAWHQTADEVHSEWTPELAEALKGVSRMDSLEMILKAGGHENDYTEDEKVALATEKNTKYLKLVESLTPDDVLPGMKAFLDELKASGYKMSVASASKNAPAILKQLKITDYFEGVVDPAKLHAGKPDPEIFSLAAGVMDLAPEVVAGLEDSGAGIKSINAAGELSIGIGNQLMEADVRFADTSEVSLKNIKAKLG, encoded by the coding sequence ATGAAGTTTGAAGATATTAAGGGATTTGCATTTGATTTGGACGGCGTCATTGCTGATAGTGCCCGATTGCACGCTAAGGCATGGCACCAAACGGCGGATGAAGTTCATTCAGAATGGACACCAGAACTAGCGGAAGCCTTGAAGGGTGTCAGCCGCATGGATTCACTGGAAATGATTTTGAAGGCGGGTGGCCATGAAAATGACTACACCGAGGATGAAAAGGTGGCTTTGGCTACCGAAAAGAACACCAAGTATTTGAAGCTGGTTGAATCATTAACGCCAGATGACGTGCTACCAGGGATGAAAGCCTTCTTAGACGAATTAAAAGCTAGCGGCTATAAAATGTCCGTCGCTTCAGCCTCAAAGAACGCCCCTGCAATTTTGAAGCAGTTGAAAATTACCGACTACTTTGAAGGCGTGGTTGATCCAGCCAAATTGCATGCCGGAAAACCAGATCCAGAAATCTTCAGTTTGGCGGCCGGTGTGATGGACTTAGCACCAGAAGTTGTTGCCGGTCTAGAAGATTCAGGTGCTGGCATTAAGTCAATTAATGCTGCGGGTGAACTTTCAATCGGGATTGGTAATCAATTGATGGAAGCGGATGTGCGCTTTGCGGATACGAGTGAAGTTTCGTTAAAAAATATTAAAGCTAAATTAGGCTAA